GCCTGAATCATTAAACATTATCGATCTTATCGCCCAAGCCAGCCTATTGGTGCAGATTGTGATGGCATTATTATTATTAGCCTCCCTGCTCAGTTGGGTTGTTATTTTTCGGATGAGCGCGCGCCTAGGCACCGCTAAAAACTTCGATGAGCAGTTTGAAACCTGGTTTTGGTCAGGTGAAGATTTGGCCAAGCTGTACCAAGGTATCCAAGGTTCACCTGAACGCCAGGGCCTTGAGCAGATTTTTTATGTGGGCTTTTCTGAATATCTAAGAATGCATAAAAAACGCCAGCCTAAAGACGATATCATCGATGGGGTCGAGCGTAAATTACGAGTGGGATTAGGTCGTCAGCAGCAGTTATTAGAGTCAGGACTGACCACTCTAGCCAGTATTGGTTCGGTGGCGCCTTATGTCGGATTATTTGGTACAGTATGGGGCATTATGAATGCCTTTTTAGGACTATCACAGACTGAACAAGCGACCATTGCTTCCGTGGCACCTGGTATTGCTGAAGCACTAATCGCGACAGCCATGGGTCTGTTTGCAGCCATTCCTGCAGTTTTAGCCTATAACCACTTTACCGCCATATCCAGTCGCCTTTATGACTCGCGCGCGTTATTTTGTGATGAGATGACCGGCATGCTCCAACGTGAAACCAGCACAGACAATCCAATAGCGGTGACACCAACCACGCCAACCAGTCAGGTAAAAGGACTATGAAGCCAAGTCCCTACGCCCGTAAAAAAGTACCACTGAATGCAGAAATGAACGTTGTCCCTTATATCGACGTGATGTTAGTGCTGCTAGTCATATTTATGGTAACTACCCCAATGCTGACTACTGGAGTCGATGTGGACTTGCCAAGAGAGCAAACCAATACTTTAAGCCAAAATCAACTGCCGGTGATTGTGTCATTAACAGACAGTGGTGAGATTTTTATTAGCTATGAGAACAATATCGATATGCCAATTAGTGAGCCTCAGCTCATTGATACCTTATCAAACTTACAATCACAAAACAGTGATACTGGTGAGCAACCATTACAAGTCATGATTAATGCCGATCAGAATAACCAATATGGGGCGATTATGGGTTTGATGGCAAACTTACAGCAAGCTGGCATTAAAAAGGTAGGACTGTTAACAGGTACACCCCTACCCACGCCTACCTTATGATTAACGACCTATTTATTAACCGTATAACTTATTGACTATCGCTATTAGCAACCTATTCATAATGACATGCCACGCAATGGCCTACCGCTTAAAAAACACCTAAATGAGCCTAGTCAAATAAAGCAGATAACCCGATGAATCACGTCCATGAGTATCGATATAATGAATAATGGTCCTGCCGTCTATATTCCTACCCAGCCTGAAGGTAATAGGCTGACGCTGCCTACCTTATTAAGCGTGCTGGCACATGGTCTAGTCATTGGAATATTGATTTATACTTACCAGCATACTGAAACAGAGACCACAGGCAGTATTGAAACTGTCATGGTATCGCCTGAGCAACTGGCTAAGATGCAAGGACAAATATTGGCCAATCGTGCGGCGGCTTCTAATGGCTCACAAACAGATAGTAGTCTTAGCGGTGCGGTAAGTAATGAGCCACTGAACCCAAATGATAGCAGCAACACCGCACCTAATAATGGTCAAACGAGCTCGCAAAGAGCGCCCGTTTTTTTACAATCTGACAATCCTTCTGACAGTTATAATGAAGCGCCAATACTCATGAGTCAAGAACAGGAACAACGCTTTATCGAACAGTCAGAAGAGTATGAGCGTAACCTCGATGAATGGCGAGCACAGCAAGATGCTGTTACCCTAGAAAGACTGGAACGCGTTGAACAAAACAAACAAAGCAATCTTGAAGAAGAGCGCGAAAAGCTAAAAGAATTTCGCAATAAAAAGAACCACCCTCCCAAGATTGAACGCCCCAATAGCAGTCAACGTAATATTGAAATTGACACCGGTAGCTCAGGTAGTGGCGGCAAAAATTATAACTTGTCAGAGGGACAATCTACCCTATCAGGCGACACGGCAACTTCTAGCACCGCAAAAGGTAGCAACCGTTCTGCATCAAATGGTAATAGTGGAGCCAGTAATAACGAGATTATCACCTTAATCAAACGTAACTATAACCCACCCATAGCCGCTAAAGGGTCAACTCAGCGCGCCACCTTGACGATTACGGTCAATGCCAATGGCGATGTGGTGACTGTCTCTACCTCAGGCCCTGATAATGCGGTCAATGAAGCGGCGAAGCAGGCGGTATTGAGTACTCGTAATCTACCCATTGATACTGATGACCCCAAATACCCGACCTTTACCATCCAGTTTAAAGGTAGCAACTAGTCAGCGACCCGCAATCATGTATGCGCTGATTTTACCTTAAGCTCCTTGCACCCTCTGCCATATTACCTTAACGTAATAGGCCACTTATTGCCTATAAAAAATAATTTTACACCATTTTAGGAGTTCAATTTGGTCATGCGTACCCATAAAAAACTATTGATTACTTTACTTGCCAGCGCCTCAAGTCTGTTAACCGCTCCTAGTTTATTCGCAGCACCTGTGGTGTTAGAATTGGATTATGATATTCCGGTACAACAAAACCAAGTCGCCTTTGTGCCTTTTGCGGGTGATTCGATATTGTCAGCCATTATCCTAAGCGACTTGAGCCGGACTGAGCTAAACGTCACTAGCAAAAATCTGCCACAGCAGCCTCGTACTAGCAGTGAGCTGGCTGGTACGTTACCAGTCTGGCAAAATATGGGCATTCCCTATCTAGTCATCGGTAATACTCGTACCAATCGCGGTAAGATCGTTACTGATTATGAAGTGATTAATGTTAAGTCAGGGCAAGTTATAGAGGGCAAGCAAAGCTTATCGTCAGATAAAGACCCGCAAAGTATGCGTTATGCCGGTCACGTTATCGCAGATAAAGTTTATGAGCTTATCACTGGAACTCCAGGTGACTTCTCAGGGCGCATTGCTTATATTGAGGAGATTGGCCGCGGTAAAGATAAAGTCTCACGATTAAAAGTTATGGATGCTGACGGTGAAAATGCCAGTACCATCACTGAAGTTAAAGGCTCTATATTTTCGCCAGCTTGGTCGCCCGATGCCAACCGGATCGCTTACGCTGTACAACGTGAAAAATCACATCCGGTTATTTATGTACAGAATATCAGTGGTGGCAGTACCCGTG
The sequence above is a segment of the Psychrobacter sp. PL19 genome. Coding sequences within it:
- the tolQ gene encoding protein TolQ; this translates as MPESLNIIDLIAQASLLVQIVMALLLLASLLSWVVIFRMSARLGTAKNFDEQFETWFWSGEDLAKLYQGIQGSPERQGLEQIFYVGFSEYLRMHKKRQPKDDIIDGVERKLRVGLGRQQQLLESGLTTLASIGSVAPYVGLFGTVWGIMNAFLGLSQTEQATIASVAPGIAEALIATAMGLFAAIPAVLAYNHFTAISSRLYDSRALFCDEMTGMLQRETSTDNPIAVTPTTPTSQVKGL
- the tolR gene encoding protein TolR, whose product is MKPSPYARKKVPLNAEMNVVPYIDVMLVLLVIFMVTTPMLTTGVDVDLPREQTNTLSQNQLPVIVSLTDSGEIFISYENNIDMPISEPQLIDTLSNLQSQNSDTGEQPLQVMINADQNNQYGAIMGLMANLQQAGIKKVGLLTGTPLPTPTL
- a CDS encoding cell envelope integrity protein TolA, translated to MSIDIMNNGPAVYIPTQPEGNRLTLPTLLSVLAHGLVIGILIYTYQHTETETTGSIETVMVSPEQLAKMQGQILANRAAASNGSQTDSSLSGAVSNEPLNPNDSSNTAPNNGQTSSQRAPVFLQSDNPSDSYNEAPILMSQEQEQRFIEQSEEYERNLDEWRAQQDAVTLERLERVEQNKQSNLEEEREKLKEFRNKKNHPPKIERPNSSQRNIEIDTGSSGSGGKNYNLSEGQSTLSGDTATSSTAKGSNRSASNGNSGASNNEIITLIKRNYNPPIAAKGSTQRATLTITVNANGDVVTVSTSGPDNAVNEAAKQAVLSTRNLPIDTDDPKYPTFTIQFKGSN
- a CDS encoding PD40 domain-containing protein → MRTHKKLLITLLASASSLLTAPSLFAAPVVLELDYDIPVQQNQVAFVPFAGDSILSAIILSDLSRTELNVTSKNLPQQPRTSSELAGTLPVWQNMGIPYLVIGNTRTNRGKIVTDYEVINVKSGQVIEGKQSLSSDKDPQSMRYAGHVIADKVYELITGTPGDFSGRIAYIEEIGRGKDKVSRLKVMDADGENASTITEVKGSIFSPAWSPDANRIAYAVQREKSHPVIYVQNISGGSTRVLTPFPGSNLSPSFSPDGSRILFSSSFEGSSDIYEISANGGQPRRIINWPSSEVQPSYAPDGKSFVFVSDKTGFNKPQIYRYEFGSGRTIKVSNSGYATSPQFSIDGTQIAFLNGRSAAIMNSSGTVTANLGNTGIDEAPSFSPNGKRVVYASTQGGKGVLTIKSLNGGESFGKSGQGTLRSPVWSASPK